The Microcoleus sp. FACHB-68 region TTCGCTGATTCGGGAAACAAAGCCATGATCGCATCACCAATATATTTATCAATAAAGCCTCGATGCTGACGAATCACAGGGCCAACCTGACTGAGATACGAGTTGATAAAATTAAAATTTTCTTTAGGCGTCATGGCTTCTGACAGGGTTGTAAAATCCCGAATATCAGAAAACATCACGGTCATTTCTTTGAGAACTTGATCGCCTAGCTGCACTTCAATAATACTTTCTCGACTTAAAAAGTTTAGAAAGTTATGCGGCACAAATCGCCCGTAAGCTAAAGTTAATTTAGCCAAATTTAGATGAGTTTTGATGCGAGCCAGCATTTCGCCTTTTTGAATTGGTTTAGATAAATAATCATTTGCTCCAGATTCAAACCCCTCAATGATGTCTTGAACTTGGTTCTTTGCAGTTAACATGACAATCGGCAATTCGTGAGCCGGAAAGCGATCTCGGATTTTTTGACACACCTCATAGCCGGTCATTCGCGGCATCATTACGTCAAGTAAAATTAAATCCGGCAGCGGTTCTTGCTCCAGAGAATCCAAAGCTTCTTGCCCGTTAGTCGCTTCAGTAATTTCGTAATTATACAGAGAAAGATTGTTGAGCAAGACTTGTCGATTTACAGGTTCGTCATCAACAATCAAAACTTTAAACTGTTTGGTATTCGTAGCATTTAAGGCTAACTGAGGACTTTGGATAAGGGTCGCTAGCTCGGAAGTCAGAATATCTGGAATCAGGCTGGATTGAGCTGATTCAACTTGGTCTTGAGAACGGGGCAAAGTAAAGGTAAATTGTGAGCCTTTTTCCAGCTTCGACGTAAGGCTAATCTTTCCCCCGTGCAATTCCACAAGCTTTTTGGTAACGGCAAGCCCCAAGCCGGTACCGCCATACTCTCTAGCCGCAGTGCCTTCTCCCTGTTCAAAAGATTCAAAGATGCGGTCAAACTTATCTTCAGGAATGCCGATTCCTGTATCGGAAACTGTAATCGCTATGTGTTGATTATTTGTTGATAGTTCAGTGTTATCAATGATGACTTGAGCTAAAACTTCTACGCTTCCTACAGAAGTGAATTTAATCGCGTTACCTACCAAGTTGTGGAGAATCTGTTGTAGCCGGTTTTCGTCGGCTTCTGCGCTGGGGAAATCTTCAGAAATCGAGTTAATCAACTGCAAATTTTTCTGGTTCGCTAAGGGTTGACTGAGGGTGAGAACCACGTTCACAACTGAGCGCAAATCTATTGGCTTTAGTTGCAGTTCCACATTCTTATGTCTCAGCTTAGAAAAATCAAGAATATCGTTGACCAAACTAGCGAGCCGGCGACCACTAGAAACGATTAATTTGAGATTAATTTTTGTGGTAATGGGAAGTTCTCCCGTTGCGCCATCCATCAGCGATTCAGCGAGGCCAATAATCCCATTTAGTGGAGTGCGAAGTTCGTGGGAAGTGTTGGCTAGAAATTCATCTTTGAGTTGGTCAAAATGCTTGAGTTCTTCGTTTTGCTTCTCTAGGGTTTCAAACGATTGCTGAAGTTGCCCTGCCATGCTGTTAAACGAGTTGGCAAGTTTTTCTAATTCGTCGATGCCTTTAACGTTTATTGTTTGATTCAATTGTCCGCCGGCAATCGCTTGAGAGGCTCGGTTCAATCGGACGATGGGACGAGCAATCAAACGAGCGGTAAAAACGGCCATGCCGGTGGCGAACACTAAGGCAACGAAACAAAGCACAATGGTCGTGCGGGTGTTATGGTCGATCTGCTCCATGAAATCGGATTCTGGGATGACTGTTACAATCAACCAGTCCAAACCAAACTTATCTTGCCAAGGCGTTATCTTGATAAACTGGCGCTGACTTGACCAAGGAAAATTGCCGTTGTTTAGTTTTAACTCAAGCTGTTGGCTGTTGTTGATTTCCTTAAAGTCGCGAAACGTTTTCTGTAAATACCGGCCTGTTGCCAGAATCAACGGATCTGTACTATCTAATACCTGGAGTCGCTTCGGTTTGCCGTCCACAATTGTGAAAGGTTGTTCGCTACTAGAACTGGCAACGATAAGTCCATTGCGTTCAATAATAAAAATTTTCCCAGATGGACTAACTTTTAATTTACCCAAGAAATTACTGATTTGAGAAAGGCGCTGATCAATCCCGATCACACCGATAATTTTGTTGTTGCGATCTCGAACGGGCCGGTTAAAAGAAATGGATAGAATATCAAGTTGT contains the following coding sequences:
- a CDS encoding response regulator, whose product is MLTRSLNRLIAQFPLQASLQTVLIVPFLLQITAAVGLVGYLSFRNGQKAVNELVLRLQNEASSRVEQHLSSYLNAAKQLAKVNTDALELGLVDPKDLKRQGQFYWKQMQEFNVGYINFGSTTGDYIGAGYEKEKSVIISEVSLRQYGNSDSITYATDNQGNRIKAIENTGRYEYQKEPWYSNTIKAGKPIWSQIYEWEQLDILSISFNRPVRDRNNKIIGVIGIDQRLSQISNFLGKLKVSPSGKIFIIERNGLIVASSSSEQPFTIVDGKPKRLQVLDSTDPLILATGRYLQKTFRDFKEINNSQQLELKLNNGNFPWSSQRQFIKITPWQDKFGLDWLIVTVIPESDFMEQIDHNTRTTIVLCFVALVFATGMAVFTARLIARPIVRLNRASQAIAGGQLNQTINVKGIDELEKLANSFNSMAGQLQQSFETLEKQNEELKHFDQLKDEFLANTSHELRTPLNGIIGLAESLMDGATGELPITTKINLKLIVSSGRRLASLVNDILDFSKLRHKNVELQLKPIDLRSVVNVVLTLSQPLANQKNLQLINSISEDFPSAEADENRLQQILHNLVGNAIKFTSVGSVEVLAQVIIDNTELSTNNQHIAITVSDTGIGIPEDKFDRIFESFEQGEGTAAREYGGTGLGLAVTKKLVELHGGKISLTSKLEKGSQFTFTLPRSQDQVESAQSSLIPDILTSELATLIQSPQLALNATNTKQFKVLIVDDEPVNRQVLLNNLSLYNYEITEATNGQEALDSLEQEPLPDLILLDVMMPRMTGYEVCQKIRDRFPAHELPIVMLTAKNQVQDIIEGFESGANDYLSKPIQKGEMLARIKTHLNLAKLTLAYGRFVPHNFLNFLSRESIIEVQLGDQVLKEMTVMFSDIRDFTTLSEAMTPKENFNFINSYLSQVGPVIRQHRGFIDKYIGDAIMALFPESAKDALQAALAMQKEVALYNQHRQQRGEVPISIGIGLHTGNLMLGTIGESQRMETTAIADAVNLASRLEGLTKLYGAGILISLHTLILVEDIENYSFRFLDRVRVKGKSKPVAVYEVYEENLGLTNQLKNQTKTQFEPAVMAYNRQNFSDAQSMFEEILVINPEDKAAMLYVKRCQHYQQYGVPAGWNGVTDLDFKG